ACGATCCATTCAGATATGATGAACTTCTAGTTGGAATTAAACACTTGAAAAACTGCTCCAATGAAAAAGTGACACCATTAATGAGGAAAATATCAACtgctagggggaaaaaaaagttgttaAAAAGCAGATCATGAGCAAAAGTAACAAGCAGTAACAAAACAGTTATTCTAACCACTTTATGTACATGAATGTCATACTATCTTTTCATATAACAGGGCTTCAgtacttgttttcatttttaactTGGAGTTTAGCCCTATCCATCCTTTGACTCATAAATAAAACCAATTAATTTTAGAGTAAATACTTTCTGTAAACCAGTGTTATTCTACTAAGATAGCACCTGTTATCTGTGAGATGGTTTGAGGAGAACCAGAAGGTCCCCCAAATGCTCGCAGAAATGGATGATCCAAGCCAGTAACAGGAGACTCTAGAAGTTcagcagaaggagcccctgTTAGAAAGCAAGTTGAACAAAAAAATTAACTTGGCAAGATACATTAAGAACATACATGATGGAGGTCAAACAAGGCTACAGATTCATATTTACAACACTCAGTGCAGATCCCATAAACTCAGGTTAACAAAAAcatggatgatcttcgaggtctcttccaacctggttgattctatgactctatgattccagagGACAGCTTCCAATGAAATTAAAAGCTTTGTTGCCTTAATTACTACAGCCTACTACAGTTTTCTAAACTTCAGACAAATACAAGAAAAGAGACcagaatttaaaaaataaataatgagGCCATGGTGATAATAAACAAAACACTATTTCAGGACAAAATATGCCCATtactgtgggaatgcagaatgcacaagagttgtggggtgcaggtgcaggactgctgtgggaacagagcaaagggaagagacaacaggcagatccttgcaataacagaccttggttctcacatgcagctggccaccttatctcagaaggggtagataacgGACCTCACTAACGAGGATAACAAGGCATGGatttatgcagatgtggtgggtcgtCCCTGACTGATTATGCTAAAGTGTAGgcatgtgctctgctggctgagtgtataaattcAGGCTGTTAGATCAATAAACAGCTTCAGCATAATTCATATTGGATCTTTGTGAAGACTCAGGCGGCTCACCCGAACCATACTGGTTGATGGGCGTGATTACCGTCGGTGCCCGCCGGcaagcagtgagagcaggcaatgcagcctgcagcacattGCTAAAGGACACAAAATTACAGAGCAGCAAAAGTATTGAGGACAACTAACACACCCATCAAAAGTCAAGCTCTACCAATTCCCTTTTTAAATACTGAACAGCTATAAGCCTTTGAGTTTGAGGGGAAAATGTTCTTACCAAGGAATACCTGGGCAGTACCAGGCTAAAGGATTACATGTATGTATTGTGGAAGTATTAAGAGACAAAGAGAATTTGCAGACTTCTTTCTAAAAGATATGCTCTGCTTCAAACAGAATCTACTGGGCTGAACACCAGAACTGTTAATAAAAGAGGAATTTTATCAATTCACTACATTAAGTCAGACAAGTGGTTTCCTCACACCTGAACCCTGAtggaaaacacaaaacaaaacaaaactgtctTCATTCCTACTCCTATTGATCCATTTCACCTTCAAATCTGTGCTGAAATAGTACTTTTCAAAACTATTGAGTTGGAGAATTAAAATTTCACCTCAGGTCAGCTGCACTTACCTATTCCACTGTCATCAAGTCTCATGTAGCCTTCAGCTAGAGAACTAAAGCCAGTCAGTCCTCCCATAGCAGCATAAGGAACGTCCTGCCCCACAGGCTTTCCTCGGGCTAAGCGCTCTTGTTTAGTTTCCACAACTGTTTCATGAGCATATGCTGGCTGACCACATGCACAGGTAAAGCAGCTATGAAAGCCTGAGCACCTGGAACCTAAttagtaaataaataaaagttaTCTTGAGTGAGGTTATAGTGGAATTTATACTTCATTGTAGACAAAAGTGGTGTCTCTCTAAACTCCTCTTTTAAAAAGTTAGAGTTCCTTCATGGCAAAAGCATCCAGCTATACAAAAATGCTGTATAAAACAGGAGAAAGGATGAACGTGGAGATTACATCATATCAGGGTTTCATTCAGTCATGTTTTTAGTATGGCTCATGATGGAGAGTGCAccactcagagcagcctggacaAGTATTGGTTTTTCTCTTGGAGCAGACATTTCTTTCCTAGTATCTAACTGGATCCCTATGTTGAATTTGATCCATGTGCCTTAGTAACACCCCTATCTATTCCTCCTCTGACAAAACCATGAAAACAATTCTGTCACTGGGTAAAGGAGACAACCTGCCAGCATTTTGGCAGTATCATCTTCAGGGGTGTGCAGCACACATTAGTGTTGCATAGCTAAGAAACTTCAAATCCCAATTTATCATACGAATCCCACTACAAATGTCTTGTGCAATTAGCAAAATTATCTCAGTAGTAAACAGGCTGTGGCGACAGTAAAATGGGTTCTACATAGGAGTATTATTAGACTGACTTGCAGGCAGTTTTAAGCTTACATAAGCATAGGATGTAACTGAACTAGTTACACACATTATATGTGAAattcagaagcagagtgaagagacATAGTTGCCTTAGCTACATGTAGGAGTGTCATCAAAGACCTGGTGGAGAAATTATACAATCAAGAAACTGAGGCACTTACTTTACAAAGGTTTCATTATACAAATCAGCCTGCTTCCAACTCCCAGTTCATTTTGCAGAGCACagacaaagatttttttttaaacataatgTAATATGTTCAAAGATCCCATCCTGGGAAGAGCTGAAGGCTTTTtcatatcatagaataatagaatcatagaatcagccaggttggaagagacctccaagatcatccagtccaacctagcacccagccctgtccaatcaactagaccatgccactagGTGTCTCATCTatgctttgcttgaacacctccaaggacagcgactccaccacctccctgcgcagcccattccaatggcaaatcactctctctgtgaagaacttcctcctcatcatAGGCACTCCTCAGTGCTAGAGCTCTTACTCTGAGTTGGATATAAAATAAAGTATATAAAATATCAGGTGTTTTTTTCAACTGTAACTTATCTATCACATGAGATTTATATGACATCAGGCTAGATTAATACTGGTACAAGTCCAACAACACTAGTCCAAAACAGAAGAAAGTCTTGACACTTCTCTATGTAATCTGTGAAGCCCTCAGAAGTGTCAGATACTTATGAGAAACACTAAAAAAAGGTGTATAACATAAATTATTACTAAAGCCACCATGTTCTAAGGATTCAAGCTAAATCACCCAATTGCACATTTAAGACTTTCATGTTACTTAGAGCAAATTCTTGAAAGGCTGTCACATAAATATTTTATGCTTTATTCACTGGAATATGTACTCATCCAGCAACAGCTCATTATGGTTCTTCCTGTACAAATTAGCTAGATTTCATGGAAAAAAATTACTAACAGTATGGAACTGtagcaaaaaaaagaagcttCAGCTTATATAAGTATCTTGTTGCAGCATTTATTTTCTATGGTTAATAATTACAATCATTTCATTACAGTGCTCTCAAGCAAGTGAAGCAACAATCTTCCTCTTACTGTCTTCTCAAGTACTTTGCTTGAAATTCCACTCCTATTTGTGCTTCTGGACCCATAACCTGCATGCTTGGGAACTGCTTTGCTAGAGTGCTAACGATAGTACAATTTGGGAACAGAACATCACTTCCTATTGAATTAAGGAAATGGGTAAAAACACATTAACATTCTTTTTAACCAGGTAATAGAGGAATGGAGAACAACACTTCTGTCTCTCAAACTACAAGTGCAAGGAGAAAAGTCACATGCATGCAGCAGTGCAAGTGTCAAACTGCAAGTGGGGTGTTTCCATACTGCCTGACTTCAGGGAGCTGTCTTCATGTGTACCTAACTGAATCACTGGGAAACTTACACTCCCTCACAGGACTTGGGGAAGCTAAGGCTCTTGTTCTAAACCCTCCTGTGCAAAAGGCAACATCTTCCATCCCATTCTAGGACCAAAATTCAGGGACAAGTGCAGCACATACCTAATACTCTGGTGAGACTACATATCTCTAAAGTGCTGTTCCTGTtaagtttcacagaatcacagaacctgagAGGTTTGtagagacctctagagatcatcgagtccaacctccctgccaagccaggatcccctagggtagtctgcacaggaaagcatccaggcaggttttgaaagtctccagagaaggagactccacaacctctctgggcagcctgttccagggctctgtcaccctcactgtaaagaagtttctcctcatgatgaggtgaaaccttctacgtTCCAATTCATAGCTGTTGGTCCGTGTCTTGTTACTGCTGACCAGCAGAAAGAGAtttgccccatccacttgatacccactcctcaggtatttgtatacattgatgagatctcctttcagtctttattccagactaaacagccccaggtttctcagtctctctttgtaggggagatgctcaagtcccccagccatcctcatggctctttactggactctttccagcagatcgctgcctctcttgaactggggagcccaaaactgggcacagtattccaagtgtggcctcaccagggcagagcagaagaggagaagaacctccctagactcACTgcacacacttttcctgatgcaccttggGACACCATTGTCTCTCTtagccacaaggacacattgctggcccatgcagaacttacTGTCCACCAAGAtgccaaggtctttctccacagaactgctttccagcagggcaacccccaacctgtactggtgcctgtttcCTAGCAAAGAATGCTGCAAGCCCACCAATAACTTACATGATTTACATGAAAATCCAggtgctgcactgtgctgctcagcaaagTGTTTGCATCTACAGCGGATGGGCTGTGTGCCATTTAGAGGGacatagtgataggactggcaCGGACAACGGCTCACTCTACAAGGCACACAAATAGGACGGTCTTTGGGAAGCACTTCATAGTCCGTTTTGTGTTGTTTATACCTAAACCAGGCAAAAATAGCAACCTTTATAGTTTTGTTATTATTTATCAGAACTCTAACTGAAAGGTTTATAATTTATCTTATAATGTACCTTTGAAGTATCTTTAATGATATTAACTACTGTTAGGTTTAAGTTACATTCACAGTATCAGGTGTTTTACATCCATTTGTTACATAAATCCCACAGATCCTTACATTTCATTTTGACAGCACTATCAGAATCAATCTGACCTACAATAACACAAACCTCAAAGCTGAATTTATTGCAGACTACAAAATAATTTTGTTGTCACAGAAATGCATTGAGATTTAGATTTAAGGAtagctcttatgattttaaacCTAATTTTCTCAAGCCTTAGACCTGAACTTAACCTGCTTATTCTGTACTGCAGTATATCTGGGAACACTTTATACATTTTCCTGATTTTAAAATATACAAACAAATCAGATTCCTACCTGTGAGTACAGAAACACTGTGTCTCTGGTCCCACAAGTTTGCAATCCATGCCAGTTGGTGATCTCCAGCTCACATACAACCTGTTCTGTAACCGAGCTGGCAATACTTTTCTTTTGTACTCTTCATATTCCTCAGGTGTAAAGAGCTTTCCTCCATCATCATCACCTACAATTCTGTTAacatgtcattaaaaaaaaaaaaaaaaaaaaaaaggctatttCTCCAGCTATTTATTTTCAAATAATACATAGCAACACTtctactatatatatatataaaaaatccTTCATTTTAATAACACTATTCTACTGATATACATTTAGCAGAACTATAGCTGAATTTTAGAGAAATGTCGTACTCTTGTAAAAATATTGTTCTGGCAGACTGCTACCAGAGttgggagagagaagggagaaaataaTAAAGCAAACAACCAAGCTTCTTTTCACACTGGAGAAAAAATAATGGGTTGGGTAACCAGTCTCACCTCGGACTTCTTGAATGACCTCTGGCAAGTCActtcaccattctgcacctAACTGCCCTGAAGCTTTGTGTCAGGTTATCTCATCTTAATCTATTTGGACTAAGATTATTCAGCTGGAAGTAACCAAGTAACCAACCACACTGCCATCACAGCAGCAAAAAATACATTTAAGATGCCTTCTAATTTGGAAGGAGAGTCTGCTAGTTTGCACACACAAAGCTAACAGCCATATCCCACACCTTGGACAGACCCACTTAGTGAAGCTATCTCTACATTTACATTCAAGGTCACTGAATAGCTGGAACCTCAAAGCAGCATCCAAATTCTACATTTAGGGACACAACTGAAAGCAGTTAAGTAAAATCTGTAAAATAGAATTCAGACTTAATTCCAGCATTCGACTGTGCTGAAGGTTAGTTTATTAATGCCTGCAAATATTTTGTTTGCTATTAGTTGGCTATGCTAAAACACACTGAATGATTGTCAAATATTGTATGGGTTTGTACACTGGCAGGACTGTACAGCACCCGAACAATGTGAGAACTCATCGCTACCACTTGCACATCAACCCAGCTGACACCCACTGAACGAGTGCGTATGCAAGAAATATCAGTGCTTATGTAATCGCTGCTTATGTAAGAAACAtcactgtgcccactgcctctcGTGTTTTACTCGAGGTTTTGCTAAGCTAAATGACGGCATTTCAGTGTAATGACTTGAGTTTTGCTCCAGAGGAGCAATGTCGAGGTTAGCAAAGACAAGCAGCAGCCTAACAGCGTGCGTTTATCCCCTGCAAATCTGCATTCAGGGCGTACGCAAGCGGATGTCTCCTTAAAGCGCAGCAGCGCTGCAGATGATCCTCACACATCACATCCCGGCCGCTCCGTCAGGCAGGGCACGCCGGGACGGATGACCAACGCGGTTCCCGGCTTGCGGACAGCCCTCACAACGCCTCCTCATGCCGGGCGAGGCGTGCaggtctcctcctcctcagaccTGCCCCGGAAGGCTGCTTCCGCGCAGCCTACTATGCTCCTCCGCGGACAGGCTCTCTCGGGCAGCGCCACCGAGGTACAGGGGACACTTCCCATTTCGCCTATAAATGGCGGGGTACGCGTGTGAAGGGGCGAGAAGGCGCTGCAGGCGAGAGGATCTCTGCAGAGACAGCCACGGCCGCCGGCAGCCCGCAGGTGCGGGTAAACCGCAGCGAGCACCGCAGCGACGCGAGCCTCCGCAGGCCGCCTCCTCCTgcgggccgccgccgccggggcgCCCGCCTCTGCCCGCCGCCAGCCGCCGCCCGCTCCAGCCCACCGCGCcgccctcttccctcccctgccctcccctcaccGCCGGTATTCCGCGTACTCCTCCAGGGCCGCCGCGTCCACCTGCAGCCGCTCCATCCCGGCCCCACCGCTGTTGGGCCGCCCGCAGGCACAGCGTTCGGAGCGCTGGGGACGGTGGAGGCAGGTGGGGCGGCGGCGCACCCGCGGCAGCACGGACGGCGTCTGCCCCGCGGGCAGGCGGCTGAGCAACGCCTCTGTAGCTGCGGGATTTCTGCCGGCGTACCACGGGCACGGCCAACTCCACGTCACGACACGCGTGGTGCTCACAACCTTTCACGGTATGGTGGTTACCCCTCAGACACCCACACGAAGCAGCGCCGGGGCGCGGACGAAATGTTTGATAACACCAACCCAATAAATCAAGACCACCCCAAGCCCTCCTGGCCCTTATCCCTGCACTTACTTTGTCCTGCTCAGCTGCTACTAGTGAGACCTTCACTAAGACCACCTCATATCTGGTAGGGAGGGAAGGGGCACTTTTGGTTAGTCACCGATTTCCAGGCACCTCCCACTTATAAAATGTACATTCCACTCTAAAATACACTTTTTTTCTCATAGTTCAAGACAAAAGGTGGCCAACTTTAAGAAACAGTCACAACCAAGGATGGCTCTTAGACTGGCACCCTGCAGCTCCAATTGCTCTACATCTGACGCACACAACGCCGGCACGTTGAAAACACCTCCTCCACCGTGTTTGAAGGCTGTAGTAAATAGACCATCGGCAGCTATTTCTGGTACTGCACTGTCTTAACTGACTGCTTCCTCTTGATTCAAACACACTGGTCACAGAAAATGTAGGATGTTTTCCTTAGCTAAGCTTTAGAAAATTGAGTATCTAAATTGTGCTCTGCATGTTAGCATAAACTATGAGCCC
This genomic stretch from Pogoniulus pusillus isolate bPogPus1 chromosome 28, bPogPus1.pri, whole genome shotgun sequence harbors:
- the FAM221A gene encoding protein FAM221A isoform X2, which encodes MDCKLVGPETQCFCTHRYKQHKTDYEVLPKDRPICVPCRVSRCPCQSYHYVPLNGTQPIRCRCKHFAEQHSAAPGFSCKSCSRCSGFHSCFTCACGQPAYAHETVVETKQERLARGKPVGQDVPYAAMGGLTGFSSLAEGYMRLDDSGIGAPSAELLESPVTGLDHPFLRAFGGPSGSPQTISQITGGSSVTRQISPGKHSEDDDMAYFEKRYQEQLKKEKAAKRKEKSPAPPKKP
- the FAM221A gene encoding protein FAM221A isoform X3; translation: MERLQVDAAALEEYAEYRRIVGDDDGGKLFTPEEYEEYKRKVLPARLQNRLYVSWRSPTGMDCKLVGPETQCFCTHRYKQHKTDYEVLPKDRPICVPCRVSRCPCQSYHYVPLNGTQPIRCRCKHFAEQHSAAPGFSCKSWAPSAELLESPVTGLDHPFLRAFGGPSGSPQTISQITGGSSVTRQISPGKHSEDDDMAYFEKRYQEQLKKEKAAKRKEKSPAPPKKP
- the FAM221A gene encoding protein FAM221A isoform X1, which produces MERLQVDAAALEEYAEYRRIVGDDDGGKLFTPEEYEEYKRKVLPARLQNRLYVSWRSPTGMDCKLVGPETQCFCTHRYKQHKTDYEVLPKDRPICVPCRVSRCPCQSYHYVPLNGTQPIRCRCKHFAEQHSAAPGFSCKSCSRCSGFHSCFTCACGQPAYAHETVVETKQERLARGKPVGQDVPYAAMGGLTGFSSLAEGYMRLDDSGIGAPSAELLESPVTGLDHPFLRAFGGPSGSPQTISQITGGSSVTRQISPGKHSEDDDMAYFEKRYQEQLKKEKAAKRKEKSPAPPKKP